Below is a window of Glandiceps talaboti chromosome 15, keGlaTala1.1, whole genome shotgun sequence DNA.
TGAAACTAGCATACAGTCTCTCCCACCGGTTGTTATCCATTCTCCCACTAAAGTGCCTATTATACCACCACAATCTCCACAATATGTATCTCACTCTGTGCCCTTGCCTCacgcaaatatgcaaataagcacTCAGCTACGCTCTGCACCAATGGCACCAACAGCAACACAGTATCCAGGTGCCAACGTATTTAACCAGCCAATGAGAGTGGAGCATACACCTGTACATTCTGTAactcaaccaatcagaatgcaacaaccacaaccacaaccacaagcAAATAGACTTAGTCCTGTAGAAAGAAGTAAATCACCAAGTGGAAACAGCAGAAAGAGTTCACTTGGCTTGGCAACCCATCAACCACCAGAGTTAGTATCACCTCCCAGGATATCATTGTCTCCTGTGTTATCAGCTAGAAGTGCAGTAGTTTCACCAGATATAACTCTTGTTGATGTTATCAAACCTGAAACTAAGCCTCTTGTTAGGTATGTATATCTACCTTATTTAGTTCAATTTTGTGACAGTTGTCACTTTTTGTTTTACTGTCTTTTAGATCTCACTAcgtactagtctgtaagatacagacattcatgccacactatcagccagcactcattgtagcctgatagggctgaacaacatgatatatcttacagtctaaccacgtacatgtataatcaGGTATGatgatgtaaacacacacaGTAAAGAGACATCATCATGTTAGGGCTTGATGTTGGAAAGAGCACATGCAAGTGTGTATTTTGATGTTAAACTGAAATTGGTCTCTCGTCAGATTGAATTATTCACATTACAGTTTGCATGTCAAGGACACAAGGAATATACCACCTTTGACTAGAATTGTGTAGACAAGACCAGCAAAGCCAAGTTTAAAAACAACCCAGATTTAACAAAATGTTGTGTATAGTATGACTACACTTTCTACTCCTATAAATACTTGGTTTCACATTAtgaatacatgtaggtgttgGTATTGTCCTCAACAAAAAACCTCAGATATTATTTAGAAAAATTATGTTACATTAGTGCACTTCTTATGTTGATGCCAAGTTACTTTGAGTATTGTTATATTATTGGATAAATCAATCTGTTTAAATCTATAACTGTGTTCAACTCTTTCCAGCCCACATAGAACAAGACCTCTGACAATAAGGTGAGTTCagttttaatattgatattatgtTCAAGCTTTATCAATATGTTTGtaatattcaagaaatattgTCACATTACTACCAGtaattacttgcactggtgcaccTACATACTACGGTAGtgatatttgcactgcagtgcattataccgaaaacattatagcatatctgtatgcaaatgatatgcaaataggaCATGATCGTTCATTGTACATTAAAGTGCATGTATGCACATTataatttttatggaaatttgctgttttggataaacatataatgtaatataatagaACCACATGCTGTGTAAGTTCTACTGTGGACACTCTGGGATATGTATATGATCCTGCTTGCAgagttttctgctgcacttttacTCGCTACTCTTGAGAAATAAGGCCACAAAGAATACTGCCATCACTCATGCAAATATTCTTGCACTCGTGTCATGGGTTTCTGTCATAGCATTGGATATAGTAAAGTGTTATGACAACTCTCTACAGTTTATAGTAAATCATTGCCTGAACTTGTATATCATGTATGCAGTATACTATATGGATACTAGGGATAATGTATGGTAATAACAATACTTCTAACTGTAGCCAATTATATGTCATCTAAATTAGTTACTTTTCATACAAGAACTGTACAATACAGTGTCAGTACATTGTCTTGTACACTACtagtatagtatacatacatgtagatttccTTATTTTGGAGCATATTGAAGATGTTCAATCTAGAAGTTATTACTTACTTTGCATACTTCTTATTTTTGTAGGCTACACAATAGACAATAGATCAACTAATATAATCCCCTGCTTGcatatttacacttttttttttttttttagaaaaaaacaattccttgtaaaaatacatatttacactTGCACGTATTTAGCTGCTGCATTACTATAACCATGTTATGATTTATGATATTCAGTAACACTTGCTGCATGCCTTTACCTCTACAGTAGTACAACCTCTACACCACTGTCCTATCAATCTACCATCAGTACATCAACATACTATACTACAGATACAGACCAAGCCAGGCAGTCATCAGGGTAATCATGTCAATCTATGTACAGTGTCATGTGGTGGTGTCGTTTATCAGTGTTCATGTCACAATTTCTCCTGTAcacatggttgccatggtacaAATTCTCATGTACACATGGTTGCCATGGGACAAATTCTCCTGTACACTTTGTTGGCATGGTACAAATTCTCCTATACACTTTGTTGCCATCGTATAATTTCTCCTATACactttgttgccatggtacaaTTTCTCCTGCacacattgttgccatggtacaaTTTCTCCTGTATggtttgttgccatggtacaGTTTCCTTTATACactttgttgccatggtacaaTTTCTCCTGTATggtttgttgccatggtacaGTTTCCTCTATACactttgttgtcatgatacaatttCTCCTGTACactttgttgccatggtacaGTTTCTCCTGTATGGTTTGTTGCCATGATACAATTTCTCCTGTACactttgttgccatggtacaaTTTCTCCTGTATggtttgttgccatggtacaGTTTCTCCTGTGCATTTTTGTTACCTTGGTATAATTATTCATATGTACTAGGTCTCCATGTTTTACCTATTTCATAATTACCCTTCCCAGTTGTGAATAGAATGAAAAGCTTGTGCGCTTTGTGAATAACATTTTGTTGTGATGGCTACAATCTCAGTTTTAGTTGtttgcttttgtttgtttgtttatttgtattgagtgTATTAAATCcttgtgtactttatacatccTTACACTGATAGTATTGGTGTTGTCATTTAAGATACTACTTTTGGAGCTGGTGAGACAGCatactgtgtatattttgtaatttgaatgaATTCTTGGAAAGAATTATAACTGATAACCTGCTGTAGTCCTTCCCCTCATGATGTACACAGCAACTTGAAAGAAGAAGGGTGGGCTTCTGTGTATAAGCAATGATATTTTCTCCTGATGGTGCTACAGCATTTAGCCCACTGCTTGGAGATATGGGAACTGTTTGGATAATTGTGAAATTCAATGGTGGGGAAAGTCATCCATCATGCAAGTGGAGTGGCCATATCAGGAAGGGGTGAGGGTGGTTAGTGGTGTATATACCTGCATACCGCCCACAGACAAATGCAAAAATAGAAAGATAGcccgattgattgattgttgtttGGTAGAATGCTTTGATCCACATTGAATGGTAGCCTACTGGTGATCTATATATTATTCTGTAACAGCTAGTAAATAATTTACCCTATTACATCAAAATGgtgtaatttcataattttcatttcagtgGAGGTCTTGACGCCACCCCTACTCCACCACCAAAGCCAGAATTCTCAGCAAGTGTCAGCAGTTTATCACCTCCTGATGGTAGAAAATGGGAGTCTTTCCTTGGAAACCGTTATTCCAAGTCACTAGCTGCTGCAGCAATGGTGTTTCAACAAGAAACTGATAATTGGGAAGATGAGAACAATGCCATTGTAAAAGTAGCAAAGACAATGTCAGCACAGATGTATGATATGGCTGATTTTACTAGGGGACAGGGCCCTCTCTCGGTGAGTATATCGTACATAGAATGTGATGTATGACTTGGCTGATTTTACTAGAGGACGAGGCCCTCTCTCGGTgagtatattgtacatagtaTGTGATGTATGATATGGCTGATTTTACTAGGGGACAGGGCCCTCTCTCGGTGAGTATATATATCTCGCGTGATGATGTATATGATATAGCTGATTTTACTAGCCTAGGGGGCAAGACTCTGTCTCAGTGAGTATATGTTGTGTGATGTGTGATATCCCTTCTAAAACTGGACTTGTTATTTACCAACAACTGTTGTTGTTTGATAGAGTCAAAGTGAACAACATCCTTCTTGCACATCTTTTCAAAGAACATTTCATGCGCTATTGAACAGAACTTATCTTTTGGAATTTGGCGCTATAGAAATTCtatatgattgattgattgatcgattgattgcaGCCTGGCATGTTTAATCAATCCCTGACCAGGACCTGAACCTTGACCACATGGAcatatttatgttgtattttgatGCTATGGTAACTGACCAGGTCAACATATGACCTTAGCTGACCTAGGTTCTCATGGCCCTTTGACCAGTTTGTTGAATCATTTAGTATAATGTAGATGGTTGAATTACATGGTTTCATTAATCAGATGGGGAAATCTTTGTCACGAATCTCAAATACCATGAAATGGTTTGGGTTAATATGTCTCCAAATGGAATCTTCTAGTGTAGTGTTAGTTAATGTTaacttaaaccccaatgtttgagtTCCACAGTTTTGGATTACTGCTACACAATTATCTCATCAGTAAAGTTTAAATAGGAGCAAGACCAAATATTTTTATACTTCTAACAGTTGTTTTTCACACCCAAATTGTAAATATCCTAATATAGCATAGGCTGTGGATGTCTCTAACAAATTTTGAAGCTTTGTATGCTAACTGACCTATTACCTGCCATGGACAACCAGTAAAGACATAACAGAAATAGtattttattactattacatatttatttcataaaagttCAGTTTTCAcacattatatttacataacagtTAACAGTATGTTGAACATAGTGGTATATTTAACAGTATATGTTCATGTGAAAACAACAGCACATTTTCCCTTCTGTCTATTGTGCAAACACTTTGATACAGTGATTGCCTGTGTCAGCCACGAAAATATTTGGTGGGTCATCTTGTGTTACTGTTATTCCATGTGGACAGTCAAGCTTATCCTCATCACTATTAACATGACATATCAAGCAACCTGATGTATCAAATTTATGTATGCCTTCATTATCAGTGACGTATACATATCCTGATTTGTCCACACATATTCCCTGTGGATTTTGCAATTCATCTTTGCCAAATTGGTACAGATACTTGTTGTCTTGTGAATTGAACACCTGTACACAGTTCCAGTACCCATCTGTCATATAAAGTTGTCCCTGATTGCCAAATGCTATACAGTGGCATTCTGTCAAGTTTCCATCGGTAGAAATTGATTTCTTGTACTTCCCTTCCTGTgagaatattttaatgtttgaGCCTGTGAACTGGCAAAGGTTTCCTACGTACACATTTCCATTCAAAGGATTTATCGCAATACATACAGGTTTATCCAAGTTTTTCTCTCCAAAACATTGCAGTAATCCTTTGTCATTTGATACAACAATTCTTTTGTTATTACTATCGACACTAAAGTATTTGTTATCAGCTGATACTGCTACATCACATGGCTTGAAATCTGTCATTTTCAAACTTCCTTTGCATTTTCCATTGGTATCCATAACTTGTAGTCTGTTACTACCAGTATCAGCTGTGACAATATCACCAGATTTGGTCATGTTAATTCCAACCACCCTTCTAAACTTTCCATAAGATGACCCTGCTTTCCCTATGGATTTTATGAGTTCTTTCTTGACATGAATGTTGACAGGCATTCCTGGTAGTAGTTCACTTCCTACTCTGATTTCAAGTTTGTAATCACCTGCTTTGTGTCCATGTATTGTTGTAGTGTATGTACCATCATTGTTTGATATCACCTCACAGTCTTCCAAGGTTTTGTCTGGGTatgtatcatcatcattgttAGATACCATCTCAAAGGTTTCATTTGAGTTATTAAGCAGCTGAACAGTGACTTTCTGTCGTGAGACTACCTGTTTTCCT
It encodes the following:
- the LOC144446311 gene encoding uncharacterized protein LOC144446311, which translates into the protein MSLKLAELHVVVTVVILTLQTFPKQVCDGVTLDVLAAFQILKETTPQDVTQALETSIQSLPPVVIHSPTKVPIIPPQSPQYVSHSVPLPHANMQISTQLRSAPMAPTATQYPGANVFNQPMRVEHTPVHSVTQPIRMQQPQPQPQANRLSPVERSKSPSGNSRKSSLGLATHQPPELVSPPRISLSPVLSARSAVVSPDITLVDVIKPETKPLVSPHRTRPLTISGGLDATPTPPPKPEFSASVSSLSPPDGRKWESFLGNRYSKSLAAAAMVFQQETDNWEDENNAIVKVAKTMSAQMYDMADFTRGQGPLSSKEEVINTAKAIAANGMVIVKFARIIGKFSLDQRFSEELLHCANQIPSYGKQLSIIASVKAATPEDKTTDVVLVKNAENLMEAVMKTLQAAETACVKGLKHPSDEDTGDETQATALAIQWKRKLQRHRMIEASSTETDDLGLRRINRNISAPTLREIFIHR